A genomic stretch from Deltaproteobacteria bacterium includes:
- a CDS encoding L,D-transpeptidase has protein sequence MNISTSFKLLVSLVFFFSVSNSAASNSAATNAVAIAEEAGENETNVIDELDPFAADIEQQLEQLDREYENATDKSPWLEGSGPNAQMAPGNTCYRSSCKVYIRVRKSEQRMYVYVDGNPYGEFLVSSGAPGRETPNFDKHPNGRIYDKYSSRTFPGGDYQGLGNMPYAVFIHGGFALHGTTKGNFKYLGRKASHGCIRLHPDNAFIVNRLVREHGIYNTWIHID, from the coding sequence ATGAACATTTCCACTTCGTTCAAGCTTCTGGTTAGCTTAGTTTTCTTTTTCTCTGTTTCGAACTCTGCAGCTTCGAACTCTGCAGCCACAAATGCCGTGGCTATCGCAGAAGAAGCCGGCGAAAACGAAACAAATGTAATCGATGAATTAGACCCGTTTGCGGCGGACATCGAACAGCAACTTGAGCAGCTCGACCGCGAATACGAAAACGCGACCGACAAGTCTCCTTGGCTGGAAGGCAGCGGGCCAAACGCGCAAATGGCTCCGGGCAATACCTGTTACCGTTCGTCCTGCAAGGTCTACATCCGAGTTCGTAAATCTGAACAACGTATGTATGTTTACGTCGACGGCAACCCCTACGGCGAATTCCTTGTCTCGTCGGGTGCGCCTGGGCGCGAAACTCCCAACTTTGACAAACATCCTAACGGACGAATTTACGACAAGTACTCATCGCGAACTTTTCCAGGTGGAGATTACCAAGGACTAGGAAACATGCCCTACGCCGTGTTCATTCACGGCGGGTTCGCTCTTCACGGAACCACAAAAGGCAATTTTAAATACCTAGGCCGAAAGGCTTCACACGGCTGCATTCGCCTACATCCGGACAACGCCTTCATCGTCAACCGTCTGGTTCGCGAGCACGGAATCTACAACACCTGGATCCACATCGACTGA
- a CDS encoding ABC transporter permease yields the protein MKRLIPVIIAIGLAAILTSILTLALGESPLHVATVLINGAFGTPTALGYTLYYATPLILTGLSVSWALRAGLFNIGAEGQMTMGGIAMAAVGIQLSNLPAILAWPVAMFAGFLAGGTWAWIVAWLKVRRGVHEVLGSILFNFLSYGFAGFLILDVFRNSASQNPETLEIGEGFRFSGLADFIGVGGTSPLNLAFLIALAVAVIVDVVLQKTIFGLKTRWVGGAPEFAKRSGVSLSATTLRTFSISGGLAGLAGASVVLGYMHKAREGFAAGAGFVGIAVALLGGSRAAGIVAAAILFGALQKGSLDLDLDTEKISRDLAGVVQALIVLAVASRSLLEAGWLKAKERILSSPSDGGR from the coding sequence ATGAAACGTCTGATCCCAGTTATAATCGCAATAGGGCTGGCAGCGATCCTCACATCGATCCTTACTTTAGCTCTAGGAGAAAGCCCACTCCACGTTGCGACTGTTCTTATAAATGGTGCTTTTGGCACTCCAACTGCTTTGGGCTACACACTTTATTACGCGACTCCGTTAATCTTAACGGGCCTTTCTGTTTCGTGGGCGCTGCGCGCAGGGCTTTTCAATATCGGCGCAGAGGGCCAGATGACCATGGGGGGAATTGCTATGGCAGCAGTTGGCATTCAGCTTTCGAATTTGCCAGCTATTCTTGCATGGCCTGTAGCGATGTTCGCGGGTTTCCTTGCGGGCGGGACTTGGGCCTGGATTGTTGCATGGCTGAAGGTGCGTCGCGGGGTTCACGAAGTTCTTGGTTCGATTTTGTTTAATTTTTTAAGTTACGGGTTTGCTGGATTCCTGATTCTGGATGTTTTTCGCAATAGTGCGTCTCAGAATCCCGAGACGCTTGAAATTGGCGAGGGATTCCGATTTTCTGGTTTGGCCGATTTCATAGGAGTCGGTGGAACCAGTCCTTTGAATTTGGCGTTTCTCATCGCCCTCGCGGTGGCCGTTATTGTTGACGTGGTTTTGCAAAAAACTATTTTCGGACTGAAAACAAGATGGGTGGGTGGAGCGCCCGAGTTTGCGAAACGATCCGGAGTTTCGTTGAGCGCAACGACACTTCGGACGTTTTCCATATCCGGTGGGCTTGCGGGTTTAGCTGGTGCGTCTGTAGTTTTGGGTTACATGCACAAAGCCCGTGAAGGATTTGCCGCGGGCGCGGGCTTCGTTGGAATCGCTGTCGCACTACTTGGCGGGAGTCGCGCGGCGGGAATAGTCGCGGCTGCGATTTTGTTTGGAGCTTTACAAAAGGGATCGCTGGATTTGGATTTAGATACCGAGAAAATTTCTCGCGATCTCGCCGGCGTTGTTCAAGCGTTGATTGTGCTAGCTGTGGCTTCAAGATCATTGCTTGAGGCGGGCTGGCTGAAGGCGAAAGAGAGAATACTTTCCTCTCCTTCTGACGGGGGACGCTGA
- a CDS encoding pyridoxal-phosphate dependent enzyme — translation MGFISPTDIEALAKVLAPYITKTPLVTGGGALRQLFLKREDLQLTNSFTVRAALGILLGLSEEQKSRGMILTTPGNLGWGLVYGLQCLNLKMRLTIVIPKDAVEAKRLGLLQALHPGISVVQDGFGELERYEIVRKIALRDGLEELQLKNRKDEVAAKGSIAIEILEQLSFVAGADHKRPLRFFCPIGSGALAAGCAIVLKNAMGECVKIIGAEPASANDFALLFHQRTVSTAAAPMSVADSLRSPKVRDEYRSTLLALMDDVVEVSETEIIEAMQLLKESSQIVSEPSSAISVAGYLKNPAFDGNSVALLTASNVDTDRFQFLKSAL, via the coding sequence ATGGGATTCATCTCGCCCACTGACATTGAAGCTCTTGCAAAAGTGCTCGCCCCTTACATCACGAAAACTCCCCTTGTCACTGGGGGCGGCGCCCTACGTCAGCTGTTTTTAAAGCGGGAAGACCTTCAATTGACCAACAGTTTTACCGTGCGTGCTGCTCTTGGAATTTTGCTGGGTCTGTCAGAAGAGCAAAAGAGCCGCGGCATGATTTTGACGACCCCTGGAAATCTCGGCTGGGGCCTCGTATACGGGCTTCAGTGCCTGAACTTAAAAATGCGGCTGACGATCGTCATCCCGAAAGATGCAGTAGAAGCGAAACGGCTTGGCCTTCTGCAGGCCTTACACCCGGGAATTTCAGTTGTCCAAGACGGATTTGGCGAGCTTGAGCGCTATGAAATCGTCCGGAAAATTGCTCTCCGCGACGGGCTCGAGGAGCTTCAGCTAAAGAATCGAAAAGATGAGGTTGCCGCCAAAGGATCGATTGCCATTGAAATTCTCGAACAACTTTCATTTGTAGCTGGCGCAGATCACAAGCGACCTCTTCGATTTTTCTGCCCCATCGGGTCGGGCGCCTTGGCGGCAGGCTGTGCGATTGTGCTTAAGAACGCGATGGGCGAATGCGTAAAAATCATCGGCGCGGAACCTGCGTCGGCCAATGACTTTGCCCTGCTCTTTCATCAACGTACAGTCAGCACCGCCGCTGCGCCAATGAGCGTTGCGGACTCGCTAAGATCGCCTAAGGTTCGGGACGAGTATCGATCGACACTGCTCGCACTGATGGATGATGTCGTTGAGGTAAGCGAAACAGAAATCATAGAAGCGATGCAACTTCTCAAGGAATCCAGTCAAATCGTGTCCGAGCCTTCATCTGCAATTTCTGTCGCCGGCTATTTGAAAAATCCGGCTTTTGATGGAAATTCTGTCGCCCTGTTGACGGCTTCGAACGTAGACACTGACCGCTTCCAGTTTCTAAAGTCAGCGCTCTGA
- the typA gene encoding translational GTPase TypA, whose protein sequence is MENITADKIRNIAIIAHVDHGKTTLVDHLLKQSGLFRSNEHVEERVMDSMDLEKERGITIAAKNASFYYKDHKVNIVDTPGHSDFGGEVERILNMVEGAVLLVDASEGPLPQTRFVLKKALEQNKRVIVCINKIDRPDSRIDEVLNEIFDLFIDLDATEEQADFPVVYAVAREGWASTDPKVKMPDLSVLFDMILDKFPAPRASSAEVLQVMVSNLGWNAFVGRLGIGRVLNGVLRVGDDALLMTENGNKKSKISALFAYDGMKQVAVKEIVAGDIAIVAGFEDLTIGDTITSVATPKPLPRIVVEEPTVAMMLSVNDSPFAGLEGKSVTSRKILERLEREVMTNVAIRLEMTDRPETFKLLGRGELQLGVLVEQMRREGYECKIGKPTVIIKNIDGVKSEPMENAVVDVAEAYTGIVTEKMGTRKGVMTNMVNKGSGRVRIEFHVPSRGLIGYRSEFLTDTRGTGLLNTQFGGWEPYKGDITFRKNGSMISDRKGKSTPYALWYLEERGKIFIHPGTEVYDGMVIGEHAKENDLVVNCTREKKLTNVRASGTDEAVKLTPIKLLTLEQSMEWITDDECIEVTPLSIRIRCRELDPHKRKRSAAAAD, encoded by the coding sequence ATGGAAAACATCACGGCAGATAAAATCAGAAACATCGCAATTATCGCTCACGTCGATCACGGCAAAACGACGTTGGTTGATCACTTGTTAAAACAGAGCGGTTTGTTTCGTTCGAACGAGCACGTCGAAGAACGAGTCATGGACTCGATGGACCTTGAAAAAGAACGCGGTATCACAATCGCCGCGAAAAACGCTTCATTCTATTACAAAGATCACAAAGTAAACATCGTCGATACCCCCGGGCACAGTGACTTCGGCGGTGAAGTCGAGCGGATCCTCAACATGGTTGAAGGAGCTGTTCTTTTGGTCGACGCGTCTGAAGGCCCGCTTCCGCAAACGCGCTTCGTTTTGAAGAAAGCGCTTGAGCAAAACAAACGTGTCATCGTTTGTATCAACAAAATCGATCGCCCAGATTCGCGGATCGACGAGGTTTTGAATGAAATTTTCGATCTGTTCATCGACCTTGATGCGACTGAAGAACAAGCCGACTTCCCAGTCGTATACGCGGTTGCTCGAGAAGGCTGGGCTTCGACAGATCCAAAAGTAAAGATGCCGGATCTTTCGGTTCTTTTCGATATGATTTTGGACAAGTTCCCAGCACCGCGAGCAAGCTCTGCGGAAGTGTTGCAGGTTATGGTTTCTAACTTAGGCTGGAACGCGTTTGTCGGTCGTCTTGGTATCGGCCGCGTTTTGAACGGCGTCTTGCGTGTCGGAGACGACGCTCTGCTAATGACTGAAAACGGCAATAAGAAAAGTAAGATTTCGGCGCTTTTCGCCTACGACGGCATGAAGCAGGTTGCGGTAAAGGAAATCGTCGCTGGCGATATCGCGATCGTAGCGGGCTTCGAAGACCTGACGATCGGCGACACTATTACGTCGGTGGCCACTCCGAAGCCGCTTCCGCGAATCGTTGTTGAAGAACCAACTGTTGCAATGATGTTGTCGGTCAATGACTCTCCTTTCGCGGGTCTTGAAGGCAAAAGTGTGACGTCGCGAAAAATCCTCGAACGTCTTGAGCGCGAAGTGATGACGAACGTCGCGATTCGGTTGGAAATGACCGATCGTCCTGAAACGTTCAAGCTGCTTGGTCGCGGCGAATTGCAGTTAGGTGTTCTCGTCGAACAAATGCGCCGAGAAGGCTACGAGTGCAAAATCGGTAAACCAACGGTCATCATCAAAAACATTGATGGCGTAAAATCGGAACCGATGGAAAACGCAGTCGTCGATGTCGCCGAGGCGTACACGGGGATCGTGACCGAAAAAATGGGAACGCGAAAAGGGGTCATGACAAATATGGTGAACAAAGGCTCGGGCCGTGTTCGCATTGAGTTCCATGTTCCATCGCGAGGACTGATTGGCTATCGTTCTGAGTTTCTGACTGATACTCGTGGAACCGGTCTTCTGAATACGCAATTTGGCGGCTGGGAGCCCTACAAGGGCGACATCACGTTCCGTAAAAATGGATCGATGATTTCTGATCGCAAGGGCAAATCCACTCCCTACGCACTTTGGTACTTAGAGGAACGTGGCAAGATCTTTATTCATCCAGGAACTGAAGTTTATGACGGCATGGTCATCGGCGAACACGCGAAAGAAAACGATCTGGTCGTCAACTGTACTCGCGAAAAGAAGCTAACGAACGTTCGCGCCTCGGGAACGGACGAGGCTGTGAAGTTGACGCCTATTAAGCTTTTGACGCTTGAACAGTCTATGGAATGGATCACCGACGATGAGTGTATCGAAGTGACTCCGCTATCGATTCGTATTCGTTGCCGCGAACTAGATCCGCACAAGCGTAAGCGTTCGGCAGCAGCAGCTGACTGA
- a CDS encoding GNAT family N-acetyltransferase, which translates to MASSIKKVEYSVITFENWRKCVRPMWKWIEDYHWIPIINNPYGMVQYVGSEVFRRTLQFPIAASIDGKQVGWSLVYNISDTTIRVRGVYVLPEARGTGVGTGLYDFALGLWPEPWNKYVGYYDEKSLQLFSKTWNLRPVPGFDWRCRVIPGQTIETAKSTEKIILCYKEIVRDGDSER; encoded by the coding sequence ATGGCCTCGTCTATTAAAAAGGTGGAATATTCAGTCATTACATTTGAAAATTGGCGAAAATGTGTCCGGCCGATGTGGAAATGGATCGAGGACTATCATTGGATTCCAATTATCAATAATCCATACGGAATGGTTCAGTATGTGGGATCCGAGGTATTTCGTCGGACGTTGCAGTTTCCAATTGCCGCTTCGATCGATGGCAAACAGGTGGGTTGGTCGCTTGTATATAATATTTCAGACACCACTATTCGAGTTCGCGGCGTTTACGTTTTACCGGAGGCGCGGGGCACTGGTGTAGGAACTGGCCTTTATGATTTTGCACTCGGTTTGTGGCCGGAACCTTGGAATAAGTATGTCGGCTACTATGACGAAAAATCACTTCAGTTGTTCTCGAAGACTTGGAACTTAAGGCCGGTACCTGGCTTTGACTGGCGCTGCCGAGTAATTCCTGGTCAAACTATCGAGACTGCGAAGAGCACGGAGAAGATTATCCTTTGTTACAAAGAGATCGTTCGAGACGGCGATTCAGAGCGCTGA
- a CDS encoding BMP family ABC transporter substrate-binding protein: MSSVRGFEKSFKRGLRLPLVVLPIVLCACTKKSDFGASAEEKKATSGMSIGLVLDKGGKDDKSFNSAAVAGAERAAKEFGLTLKDVESPDDAAFEPAMRTFAERGIPLIIAVGFAQADALKKVAPQFPNTHFAIVDSVVNGPNVSSLMFEEHEGSYLVGYLAGLATKTGKVGFVGGMDVALVRRFLIAYEAGVAAANPKVKVMNGFVGITASAWANPTRGRELALSQMSQGADVLFAAAGASGIGVFDAVETDSSKKTLVIGVDSNQNGIKPGRVLTSMLKRVDNAVYEAIKSEVEKNFKAGTQSFGLIDKGIDYAVDEHNKTLIAPYQEKLEAVRAQIISGAVKVPDFYKMKEVK; the protein is encoded by the coding sequence ATGTCATCAGTTCGAGGTTTCGAGAAATCTTTTAAGCGCGGTTTGCGGCTGCCGCTAGTGGTGCTTCCGATCGTTTTGTGTGCTTGCACCAAGAAATCGGACTTTGGCGCATCTGCAGAAGAAAAGAAAGCGACGTCTGGAATGTCGATTGGTCTTGTCCTCGATAAAGGCGGAAAAGACGACAAGTCTTTTAACTCAGCAGCCGTCGCGGGTGCCGAGCGAGCAGCAAAAGAATTTGGGCTGACATTGAAGGATGTAGAGAGTCCAGACGATGCAGCCTTTGAGCCCGCCATGAGGACGTTTGCCGAACGGGGAATTCCGCTGATTATTGCCGTCGGATTTGCGCAAGCTGATGCTCTCAAAAAGGTAGCTCCGCAGTTTCCCAACACGCATTTTGCAATTGTTGACTCGGTGGTCAACGGTCCGAATGTGTCTAGCCTTATGTTTGAAGAGCACGAAGGTAGCTACCTGGTAGGGTATTTGGCGGGGCTTGCAACGAAGACCGGAAAAGTGGGCTTCGTCGGCGGGATGGACGTCGCGTTGGTCCGCCGGTTTCTAATCGCCTATGAAGCTGGAGTAGCGGCAGCGAATCCAAAAGTGAAGGTAATGAATGGTTTTGTTGGAATCACTGCCTCAGCTTGGGCGAATCCTACTCGAGGGCGCGAATTAGCACTTTCGCAAATGAGCCAGGGAGCCGACGTTTTGTTTGCTGCTGCCGGAGCATCTGGGATCGGGGTTTTTGACGCGGTAGAGACGGACTCCTCAAAAAAGACATTGGTCATTGGCGTTGATTCGAATCAAAACGGAATAAAACCAGGCCGGGTGCTGACCAGTATGTTGAAGCGGGTTGATAACGCAGTTTATGAAGCGATCAAATCCGAAGTCGAGAAGAACTTCAAAGCTGGTACCCAGTCGTTCGGGTTGATAGACAAAGGCATCGACTATGCGGTTGACGAGCACAACAAAACGCTCATCGCTCCCTACCAGGAAAAACTGGAAGCAGTTCGGGCTCAAATCATCAGCGGCGCTGTGAAGGTGCCCGACTTCTATAAGATGAAAGAAGTGAAGTGA
- a CDS encoding ABC transporter ATP-binding protein, with protein MIAVEFTGVTRICEPSKYRALDSVSAKFEEGLIHAVLGENGAGKSTMMKILFGLVQASEGRVHLSGKLANFSSPTDAIRAGLGMVQQHFTLVETLSVIDNIMLGHEAVDFFGRLKREKAIRDLEALLPSSDLKLNWYETVGNLSVGERQRVEILKLIARRAEILVLDEPTAVLSPIEIESLFGILKQLKKQGRTVFVITHKLSEVFDHCDTWTVLRAGKMVGAGMIANTARDEVVRAMVGSDVAPLSPRSAAPKELQPEPVVCVSNLSAESGTSRSLHKISLSIRSGEILGIAGVDGSGQSELVNCLLGLQRFSGTVQVLGRNVESNSSESVSAKRLAELRRDGLAVVAEDRHHQGLWMDETVTMNASIGYVEKFWLEKNEWHERAKKFSETYDVRAPELATPASSLSGGNQQKLIFAREMLSRPLKLLVAHQPTRGVDLAAVRLIHEKIIQARDQGAAVLVISSELDELFALSDRLLVMASGKITGEFKRALGGREVQGFDRKTVGDSMIIGRMVKPESTV; from the coding sequence GTGATTGCGGTCGAGTTTACTGGTGTTACACGCATCTGCGAGCCCAGTAAGTATCGGGCTTTGGACAGTGTCAGTGCGAAATTCGAAGAGGGTTTGATCCACGCTGTTTTGGGCGAAAATGGTGCAGGAAAATCGACGATGATGAAAATCCTCTTCGGTCTTGTGCAGGCGTCGGAGGGCCGGGTTCATTTATCAGGAAAGCTAGCGAATTTTTCTTCTCCGACGGATGCGATCCGGGCCGGGCTTGGAATGGTTCAACAGCACTTCACTTTGGTAGAAACGCTTTCGGTAATCGATAACATTATGCTGGGTCATGAAGCCGTCGACTTTTTCGGTCGGTTGAAGCGTGAAAAAGCGATAAGGGACTTGGAGGCATTATTGCCCTCTTCTGACCTTAAGTTGAATTGGTATGAAACGGTCGGCAATTTATCGGTTGGAGAGCGGCAGCGAGTAGAAATTCTGAAGCTGATTGCTCGCCGTGCTGAAATTCTTGTTTTGGACGAACCTACAGCAGTTCTTTCTCCTATTGAGATCGAAAGTCTTTTCGGAATATTGAAGCAGCTAAAGAAGCAAGGTCGTACTGTTTTTGTAATCACCCACAAACTATCGGAAGTGTTTGATCATTGCGACACATGGACTGTTTTGCGCGCTGGGAAAATGGTGGGTGCGGGCATGATCGCAAACACTGCTCGCGATGAAGTTGTAAGAGCAATGGTTGGCAGCGACGTTGCTCCATTGTCACCGCGTTCAGCGGCTCCCAAAGAACTGCAGCCGGAGCCGGTTGTGTGTGTCTCGAATCTGTCGGCTGAATCTGGTACCTCGCGATCCTTGCATAAAATTTCACTTTCAATACGTTCGGGAGAGATTCTAGGAATTGCTGGTGTAGATGGTTCGGGTCAGTCCGAACTCGTAAACTGCTTATTGGGGCTGCAGCGGTTTTCAGGAACTGTTCAAGTCCTCGGTCGAAATGTCGAAAGCAATTCGTCAGAGTCAGTATCGGCGAAACGCCTGGCGGAGCTGCGGCGAGATGGCTTGGCGGTTGTGGCAGAAGATCGCCATCATCAAGGTCTTTGGATGGATGAGACCGTTACGATGAATGCATCGATTGGCTATGTAGAAAAATTTTGGCTTGAAAAAAACGAATGGCACGAGCGCGCTAAGAAGTTTTCTGAAACCTATGACGTCAGGGCCCCTGAGCTTGCGACCCCAGCCTCGAGCCTCTCTGGGGGTAATCAACAGAAGCTCATTTTCGCTAGGGAAATGTTATCTCGGCCATTAAAACTTCTAGTTGCGCATCAGCCAACTCGCGGTGTTGATTTGGCAGCGGTTCGTCTAATTCACGAAAAAATTATTCAAGCGCGTGACCAGGGAGCTGCAGTCCTTGTGATATCCAGCGAGCTTGACGAATTATTTGCGCTGTCGGACCGACTGTTAGTTATGGCAAGTGGGAAGATAACGGGTGAATTTAAGCGGGCATTAGGCGGAAGAGAAGTGCAGGGATTCGATCGAAAAACAGTCGGAGATTCGATGATCATCGGTCGAATGGTGAAGCCGGAGTCCACTGTATGA
- a CDS encoding class I SAM-dependent methyltransferase — protein sequence MTGAAIHEKAAVGFSTSVDAYERGRPGYSEAALSFIRETIHDLTAGVTGGDGASGSRRKPKVLDLAAGTGKFTNLVNEPAAWDLFAVEPVIEMRERLIEKLPSVIAFPGTAEQIPFDDNFFDVVTVAQAFHWFNYEQAVREIARVLRPGGRLILIWNLRDESGASWVSRLSKILDRYESDVPRYKTMRWKSGFQRHPNPFREVGYQTFGFDQVGDLAVMRDRVASISFIASLPLAERKIALNEMENVFISAMNAEGVIRMPYRTHVYVYQSI from the coding sequence GTGACCGGCGCAGCTATTCACGAGAAAGCCGCCGTGGGTTTTTCCACTTCTGTCGACGCATATGAGCGCGGTCGTCCGGGTTATTCGGAGGCTGCGCTTTCTTTTATCCGCGAAACTATCCATGATCTGACGGCCGGTGTAACTGGCGGAGACGGCGCAAGTGGGAGCAGACGAAAACCAAAAGTTTTGGATCTGGCTGCTGGCACAGGGAAGTTCACAAACCTGGTAAACGAACCCGCTGCTTGGGATCTTTTCGCGGTCGAACCGGTTATTGAAATGCGCGAGCGACTTATTGAGAAGCTGCCTTCCGTGATTGCTTTTCCGGGAACCGCCGAGCAGATTCCGTTTGACGATAACTTTTTCGATGTTGTGACCGTCGCCCAAGCTTTCCACTGGTTTAATTATGAGCAGGCGGTTCGCGAAATCGCGCGTGTCTTGCGGCCTGGCGGGCGACTGATACTTATTTGGAATCTAAGAGATGAATCAGGCGCAAGCTGGGTTTCGCGGCTTTCGAAAATACTAGATCGCTATGAGAGTGATGTTCCCAGGTACAAAACGATGCGTTGGAAAAGCGGGTTCCAGAGGCACCCGAATCCCTTTCGCGAAGTGGGCTATCAGACTTTCGGCTTCGATCAAGTGGGTGACCTGGCGGTGATGCGGGATCGCGTGGCATCAATAAGCTTTATTGCTTCGTTGCCGCTTGCCGAACGGAAAATCGCGCTGAATGAAATGGAAAATGTATTTATATCAGCAATGAATGCGGAAGGGGTGATTCGCATGCCCTACCGCACTCATGTCTATGTTTACCAATCGATCTGA
- a CDS encoding transglycosylase domain-containing protein — MGVIAIASGTLFFVLIPDAKDLDSCLTTTMHEVRLCRKEPSYVPLAQISESLQNAIIVSEDSAFWDHEGIDWIELRKSFETNIEKGRFARGGSTITQQLAKNVYLSPEKSVLRKIKEAVIATRIERQFKKKLILEKYLNVVEFDKDVYGIKKAAQHYFQTTPRSLTIAQSAWLAFLLPNPPKYSISFHRNKLTPFAFKQMSEIINRLGRFKKISESDRAAALNEARSMFGGLSGESTELYDELEEEGDQSEPSNAPAQTPAPESAADSESDAAAAPSTDPIDEELGNSSNDP, encoded by the coding sequence GTGGGCGTCATTGCGATCGCCTCAGGAACTTTATTTTTCGTCCTCATACCAGATGCTAAGGACCTCGATTCCTGTCTTACGACCACCATGCACGAAGTTCGACTTTGCCGAAAAGAGCCGTCTTACGTGCCGCTGGCTCAGATCTCCGAATCACTGCAAAATGCTATCATCGTGTCAGAAGACTCTGCTTTTTGGGATCATGAAGGCATCGATTGGATCGAGCTTCGAAAAAGTTTCGAAACAAATATCGAGAAAGGTCGATTCGCCCGTGGCGGTTCGACGATCACGCAGCAGTTAGCCAAAAACGTTTATCTGTCGCCCGAAAAGTCGGTCCTTCGAAAAATTAAGGAAGCCGTCATAGCAACTCGGATCGAGCGACAATTTAAGAAAAAATTGATTCTCGAAAAATATCTCAACGTCGTCGAGTTCGATAAAGACGTTTACGGAATAAAAAAAGCGGCTCAGCACTATTTCCAAACTACACCTCGCTCGCTGACCATTGCACAAAGCGCATGGCTGGCCTTTTTGTTGCCCAATCCGCCCAAGTATTCGATCAGCTTTCACCGAAACAAACTGACTCCCTTCGCCTTCAAACAAATGAGCGAGATCATTAACCGTCTGGGACGGTTCAAAAAAATATCGGAAAGCGATCGCGCGGCAGCGCTGAACGAGGCGCGGTCCATGTTTGGCGGCCTCTCGGGCGAATCAACGGAACTTTATGATGAGCTCGAGGAAGAGGGCGATCAGAGCGAACCCTCGAATGCGCCGGCGCAAACTCCAGCGCCCGAATCTGCGGCTGATTCCGAAAGTGATGCCGCGGCAGCTCCATCAACCGACCCTATCGATGAAGAATTGGGCAATTCGTCCAACGATCCTTGA
- the dusB gene encoding tRNA dihydrouridine synthase DusB, with translation MAGITDCAFRSVMRELDCGTVITELVSAHGIEYASRKTLQLMEFEPVQRPIGIQLFGETPEILGRAAKVVESRGADFVDLNFGCPVPKVVKKGAGSAILRDLKAVESVFKAVKSSVSIPVTVKIRTGWDHDSRNAVEVARIAYEEGLTWVAIHGRTRAAGYSGLADWDFIADVKSKSKIPIIGNGDILTAETAVRRLKESNCDGVMIGRGCLKNPWIFRQAQGLLHSGEVPLCDKNFGVLFERLHQAFGALAQGDQPERFIMLQMKKFASWYSTGYPGASQFRKTIFQQETLEATLQAVFEYFDSIAALVQADTSQEAFLMGGHG, from the coding sequence ATGGCGGGCATCACGGACTGCGCGTTTCGATCTGTGATGCGCGAACTTGATTGCGGGACCGTGATCACTGAACTTGTTTCTGCGCATGGGATTGAATACGCAAGTCGCAAAACTTTACAGCTTATGGAATTTGAACCGGTTCAGAGACCGATTGGGATACAACTTTTCGGCGAAACTCCTGAAATTCTTGGGCGCGCGGCCAAAGTTGTCGAAAGTCGTGGCGCTGATTTCGTGGACCTTAACTTTGGTTGCCCGGTCCCAAAAGTCGTCAAGAAAGGTGCTGGGTCCGCCATTTTGCGTGATTTAAAGGCGGTAGAGTCTGTTTTCAAGGCGGTAAAGTCCTCGGTTTCTATTCCAGTGACAGTCAAGATTCGAACAGGATGGGATCATGACTCGCGTAATGCCGTCGAAGTTGCCAGGATTGCCTACGAGGAAGGGCTGACGTGGGTTGCCATTCACGGTCGAACGCGAGCAGCCGGTTATTCGGGTTTGGCGGACTGGGACTTCATCGCGGACGTGAAATCGAAGTCGAAAATTCCCATTATCGGCAACGGAGACATTTTGACGGCTGAAACCGCTGTGCGGCGCTTGAAAGAATCAAATTGCGACGGCGTGATGATCGGCCGCGGCTGTTTAAAGAATCCGTGGATTTTTAGGCAGGCGCAAGGGCTCTTGCACTCAGGGGAGGTCCCTCTGTGTGATAAAAACTTCGGGGTTTTGTTCGAGCGATTGCACCAGGCATTCGGCGCCCTTGCCCAGGGCGACCAGCCTGAGCGATTTATCATGCTGCAGATGAAGAAATTTGCTTCGTGGTACTCGACCGGGTATCCTGGCGCCTCGCAATTTCGAAAGACGATTTTTCAGCAAGAAACGCTGGAAGCCACTCTTCAGGCCGTCTTTGAATATTTCGATAGTATTGCTGCCCTTGTTCAGGCCGACACCAGTCAGGAAGCCTTCTTGATGGGTGGCCACGGGTAA